Within Psychrobacter sp. AH5, the genomic segment TATCGACATTAGGACGGCTCTCAAAAGCTTCATTAAAGGTATCGGCAATCGCATCTTTGATACGTAGCATCGCAAACTGCTGACTAACAGCGACTCGTTTATCCACTGACAAGCGAATAGCAAAGGTTTGCTCAAGATCGAATTGCTCCGTCCAGTTAATGGACTTCGCGAGGCCATAAAGCTGCTCTGCTACATCATAGTCGATGTTGATGTTTTTGCGCTTAATGAGCATAAGTACTCTAGAAGCTACTCGTGACCACAAACAGATCGTATATAAATCGCGCAAGCTAGCGCGAACCGTGAGTCGCCCGGTACTCTTGATATCACTAGCGATACCGAAGCTGGTCAGCTCAGTCTGTAGTGGTAGCTCTAAACCATCAGCACAAGTGATAACAAGATCGAGCGACAATTCGTTTGAGGCGGCTGGCGAGGTGGTTTGTGGCGAGGCGGGTAGGGTTACTTCGGTCATACGGATACCTGTTGCAAAAAGAGCGAATCAGAGAATAAAAGAGGTTTTATTTAGCCGGCAATTTTAGCACAATTCAGTTGGCTAAGGTTTAAAGCCATAGGGTTAAATAAGTTAGCCGCCCAAAAGTAACGAAGCTAACAGTAATATTAAGTAAATTTTAAGAAAGTATTGCCAAATACTTGTTAATTTGTCTCTATTAATTCTAAATAAGAGGGATTATATGCTTTATACTAAATAAATGAAGACGCTAACCACATTAATCGTAGCTGATGACCATCCTATATTTTTGGAAGGCTTAATCATGCTGTTTGAGCGCTTAGAGTGTTTTGAGTTATTGGCTAGCGCGACGGATGGCGATCAAGCATTAGCCATGATTGAGCAATATCAGCCTAATATTGCGCTTATTGATTTATCGATGACAGGCGTCTCGATAGAGCACATGATTGAGCACCTTAAACAAAACAGCTTTGATACTAAATTGATCGTGCTGACAATGCTAAAAGATAGCTATAGAGCACAGCAGCTGCTTAGTTTAGGATTAGCAGGTTATGTATTAAAAGACATGGCATTTGAGGATTTGATTACCTCTATTGAACAAGTGCTTTTGAATAAAAGCTTTATATCACCGTCCTTAATTTGTGAAGAGGTATCCCTAGTAGTTATTCCCTGCCTGACGGAGCGAGAGCTTGAAGTGCTAACCTGTGTTGCAAGCGGTGATAGCAATAAGCAAATCGCTCGTAAATTAGGAATCTCTCAGCGTACTGTCTGCTTTCATATGACCAATTGTTTTATAAAAACAGACGCTAGCAATCGTACAGAAGCTATCGTCAAAGCCGTAAGTTATGGCTTGATAGATATAGTTTGATAGTTAGATAGCTAACAGCATTTATTTAATGATAAGTTACTAATGCTTTTTTGCAAGAATAATGCTGATAGTAGTGCCTTTTCCTTTTTTAGAGGATAGCTGCAATTGACCGTTGATTAGCGCTACGCGTTCATGGAGACTAACTAGACCAAAACCGTATTGTTTTGAGAATAAAGACAGGTTCTTGGGATCAAAACCCAAACCATTATCCCTTATCACCAGCTTAATCTGATTTTTATTCACGAGCAGTTGTACTTTAATAAATGATGCTTGACCGTGCCTAATAGCATTGTGCAGCGCTTCTTGGATAATGCGAAAAAGCTGCTTTTCTATCTTTTTTTCAAGCTTAACCTTGCCCATTGTCAACTCAATAGCTACCGGATATAGGCGTTGCAAGCGCGTAACTTCTCTATTAAGCGCCTCATCAAAACGATAGTGCTCCAAAAAGACAGGATGCAGCCCTTCCATAATCTCTCGCGTAGACTGGATAGCGGCGTTTATCTCTTGCTGTATAAAATGGATTGACACCTTTGTCTCGCCTTGATGATAGAGCAGTAGTTGCAATTTTGCCGCCGATAAGTGCTGGCCCAAATCATCATGGAGATCGCGAGCTATCTCTTTTTTATGATCCTCAATAGTAGTTAATAGGCGCTTAGAGAGCTGTTTATATTGGCTACTCATCTCAGTGATACGCTGAAAATAAGAAAACAGTAAAGCATAACGAAATATAAGGGTGCCAATAATAATATTGCGGTGCTCAAATAAATCATTCGGCAACCACTGCGTACGGATGGAGGCAATATAAATAACCAAACCAATGAGCTGAACCATTGCCCCAGTACAGCGCTGTTTAATGCCATATAATACTGATAATAGACAGTACAAATAAGTCACTGTCGCAAGTGCCGTCCAGCCAAGCCAGCTATACTCTTTGATACTAGTAGCAATATTAGGAATAATAATCAGCCCAATCAATATCAGGCCTATAGCAGTAATAAACCAAATAAGGTGTTTTGAGAGATTGTGATAGACCGCTTGAAAATATAAGGCACTAGTAAAAGGCACAATAAGAATAGAGAGAATCAATAATAGATTAAGACCATTAGGCGGCGACTCCAATACCACATAATGATCGAGCAACAACGAACCACATAGCATAGATAAGCTACTAATCAATAGCCACCAAAACTCTCTAAAGTGATGAATAGACTTACGAAATAAAAAGACAATAATAAAGATATCGATGACACCTAATACGATGAGTATGGTATCAAAACGAGTGCTTTTTATCAGGCGCTTAGTATAAATATCATAGACGCTTTGTGCTTGACCAATACCGATAGTATTGCCGCCAATACCTACGCCGCCAGGATACATCGCGCCCCAAGCTTGTCCGATCCCTAGATTGACCTTGACAGCCAATAGATTATTAGAGGGCTTTAATAAATTGGGCGGAATTGTATATTTGCGTGCCATATTTTGTGGATTAGAAGTATTAAAATCCCATGGCTTTAGAATTTGACCTAGCCCACCGATACGCTGACCGTTCAGCCAAGTCTCATCGGCATAACGAATGCTTTGCAAGTAGAGTAGCCAATCTTTATCAGTCGCCTGTGTCCAGTCAAAAGACACTTGATACCAGCCATAGATGCCATGCTTAGCATTGGTGCTCAAAAGCTTGGGCGGATAAACTACTTGCCAGTCAGAATCTGGAACATCACTGTAGCTAAGGGTAATATTATCCGTCTGATAAAACTGCCATTGTCCCTCAATAGGCATCAGCTTATCTGTTGACCAGGCCATTGAGCTCATGATAATGAGCCCTATTAGGAGAATGAGCTGTTTTATCATCTGCTATCTCCTATAGGCATAGGAAAATAACTAGCTCTATAGTCTATTCAGACTCCGTATAAGACGGAACGCCTAAGAGATCTATAGGAGACGTTATTCCAGACTCCAGCATTGCTGAAGGGTTAATCTCCATTCTTCTTTCCCTAACTTCGCACGCTACTCTAAGGGTTTTACCGCCAATAGTAACGGTAGGTGGATTACCATAACGACGATAGCACTCTGATTTTTTCTCATCATGATAAAGCTCTTTTTCTTCATTAGCGGAAGGTCTAGTAGGATTGGTTTGCGCTAAAGGTTTAATAGTTTGGCGCCTAACTCCGCCGCTTTCTTGAGTGAGCATTGGTTGCTTTACGTTCGTAGTGACAAAACCTGCTTCGGTAACAATGACGTCAATACCTGTGATGGGATCGTAACCACCTGCAGCAAAAGCCATAGAAACGGTT encodes:
- a CDS encoding response regulator transcription factor, which produces MKTLTTLIVADDHPIFLEGLIMLFERLECFELLASATDGDQALAMIEQYQPNIALIDLSMTGVSIEHMIEHLKQNSFDTKLIVLTMLKDSYRAQQLLSLGLAGYVLKDMAFEDLITSIEQVLLNKSFISPSLICEEVSLVVIPCLTERELEVLTCVASGDSNKQIARKLGISQRTVCFHMTNCFIKTDASNRTEAIVKAVSYGLIDIV
- a CDS encoding sensor histidine kinase; its protein translation is MIKQLILLIGLIIMSSMAWSTDKLMPIEGQWQFYQTDNITLSYSDVPDSDWQVVYPPKLLSTNAKHGIYGWYQVSFDWTQATDKDWLLYLQSIRYADETWLNGQRIGGLGQILKPWDFNTSNPQNMARKYTIPPNLLKPSNNLLAVKVNLGIGQAWGAMYPGGVGIGGNTIGIGQAQSVYDIYTKRLIKSTRFDTILIVLGVIDIFIIVFLFRKSIHHFREFWWLLISSLSMLCGSLLLDHYVVLESPPNGLNLLLILSILIVPFTSALYFQAVYHNLSKHLIWFITAIGLILIGLIIIPNIATSIKEYSWLGWTALATVTYLYCLLSVLYGIKQRCTGAMVQLIGLVIYIASIRTQWLPNDLFEHRNIIIGTLIFRYALLFSYFQRITEMSSQYKQLSKRLLTTIEDHKKEIARDLHDDLGQHLSAAKLQLLLYHQGETKVSIHFIQQEINAAIQSTREIMEGLHPVFLEHYRFDEALNREVTRLQRLYPVAIELTMGKVKLEKKIEKQLFRIIQEALHNAIRHGQASFIKVQLLVNKNQIKLVIRDNGLGFDPKNLSLFSKQYGFGLVSLHERVALINGQLQLSSKKGKGTTISIILAKKH